The following DNA comes from Erigeron canadensis isolate Cc75 chromosome 3, C_canadensis_v1, whole genome shotgun sequence.
GGTAATCTATATCTAACAGGTCAAATGAATTACACCTGCATCTTTTTGCCCTCTCTATGCACTAtgtttaatctatatataactgaatacaaaatattttgaatgagtATGACTTTTTCAGAACTTTAATTCATCAGGGCAATGATCAACGAGAATGGAAGTCAGTCCATTTTGGTTAGCGGGGAGAGTGGAGCAGGTAAAACCGAGACAACAAAAATGTTGATGAGATATCTTGCTTTCATGGGAGGCAGATCTGGCACTGAAGGAAGAACTGTTGAGCAACAAGTTCTCGAGGTGTGTgatgaaaattttcaaatttcataAATCATAGGCAAAACCTAAACGAGAGCCTAATGACATTATTATCAGTCCAATCCAGTTCTGGAAGCCTTTGGAAATGCCAAAACCGTGAAGAACAACAATTCCAGGTAAAAAGTCAACATAATACCTTAATCTATATTCATAGTGAATCAAAAGTATTGTAGGTTCAATTATAAAAAAGCATTGTGGGTTGATTTACATGAATGTTCACATGACTGAGTGTTTGTACCAGTCGTTTTGGTAAATTTGTAGAAATTCAATTCGATAAGCAAGGAAAGATATCTGGGGCGGCAGTTCGAACTTACCTTCTTGAAAGATCACGAGTTTGCCAAGTTTCTGACCCCGAAAGGAACTACCATTGTTTTTACATGCTCTGTGCAGCACCCCCTGAGGTGATTTGCATTATTGCAAATGTTTGCTAGTTTGGgcatagtttatatatattgaaggtAATTGAGACATAATAATGATTGCTTTCAGGATGCCAAAAAATTCAAACTAGGAGACCCAAGAACATTTCACTACTTGAATCAAACTAATTGCTATGAAGTAGCAAATATAGATGATGGAAGAGAGTATTTGGAAACACGAAACGCCATGGATGTTGTGGGAATCAACCAGGACGAACAGGTAAAtcatataaataactaaaattataaGATGTAAGATGGTGGCAACATGGGCGGTCAGGCAGCGGTTCAACATAGGTAATCATTGGTacaggttgggttgggttgtcCAGAAACACTTACGAACCTCACTAATTATTAGCATgacaaatatgattacaaaactaCATAATTTCAGTAtatactctctctctctctctctctttttttttttttgtaaaaaatgattttataggTTTATGCATTATATACACACTTTAGGCAAGTTTCAGCCTATTTGAAACCTCGCCTTTACGCTATTTTGTTATTAACCTGTTAAAGATAAATAAGATGACTAAGTAAATGGTCAAAATTGTCACCTCAGTAAAGAAGAAACTTCTAAAAGAGAAACTTTTGTAGGATGCAATATTCCGTGTTGTAGCTGCAATTCTTCATCTTGGAAATGTTGACTTCATCAAAGGAAAGGAATTTGATTCTTCAAAAGTAAAAGATGACAAGTCACTCTTTCATCTCCGTACAGCAGCAGAGCTCCTCATGTTTGAACCTAATCAACTGCAATTCATTATTTCATGATGATGCATATGAAAAACAAACCTCATTTGAACATGCTTTTTGCCAGGTGTGACGAAAAAGCACTCGAACAATCATTATGTGAGCGTGTTATTGTGACTCCTGATGGAAATATTACCAAACCATTGGATCCAGCAGCAGCTGCCTTGAGTCGTGATGCCCTAGCAAAAACAGTTTATTCTAGACTATTTGACTGGTAAGAAGATTGAAACTAAAGATGGCAATCTCAACCCTTTTACTTGATGAATGGGTCAATTCTGGTCATGTTCTATCTCTAGCTTTTCAAATCAGTATAACAAGAACTACATAAAAGGGAAACGGGTCAATTGGGCCAAAGCTTGACAGTCACTAAAAGTGTATCATTTATGCATAAATTTACTAAATCATTTGTTTGATAATTTGGTATTGAAGTAATATAACATATGTATTCATGTTTGGCACACTAATTATTTATAAGAAGAAAAACAATTTCTGGACAAAAGTGTTCGGGATCTGATTCAAACCATTTCAACCCGCTAAATACATTTACCTATTTGACCCATTGCCCAACCCATCTGACCCTCCGATTTTGGTACCTCTGCGCCTTAAAGAATGCTTGGATACTGAATTTAAGACCTATGCTAGGATTGTGGACAAGATAAACAATTCAATTGGTCAGGATCCTACTGCAAAAAGCATAATCGGAGTCCTTGATATTTACGGCTTTGAAAGCTTCAAGGTTAACAGGTAGATAATGGTAACTTCAGTGAATATTAAATACTAGAAGATCTTAAATTCTAAAATGCAACCTTACGACTTTCTTTAATATAATAGTTTTGAGCAGCTATGTATTAACCTGACAAATGAAAAGCTTCAACAGCATTTTAATCAGGTAATGATGCCAAGTGTATGCGTGTTTCAAGGATTCTTCCTTTTTGTTATTAAGTGGAATTATATCCATTACGTATATAACTTGGAAAAGAATATTTACAGCATGTGTTCAAGATGGAGCAAGAAGAATACACAAAGGAGGAAATTAACTGGAGCTATGTGGAATTTGTAGACAATCAAGATGTTTTAGATCTAATTGAAAAGGTATGGACTTCATTATTACCTTACTAAAACTTAGCATGGCTAACGCCACAGAATCCTAGAAGATAACTTCTATAACTTGTGATTCATGCAGAAACCTGGGGGTATCATTGCTCTTCTTGACGAAGCATGGTAAGTAATTGTGCTACTTTGAATGTCCTGACCATATCATCTCAGGAGTAGCCTTGAAGATATACAGTACTACATTGTACTTCAGAGTGGATAAACTAGATTTATTACTGTAGCGCAACTTGTTGATAATATAAAGGTTTATCTACCCTATTTGCAGTATGTTTCCCAAGTCAACACACGAGACATTTGCTCAGAAGATGTACCAGACATATACCTCACACAAACGGTTCAGCAAGCCAAAACTGTCTAGAACAAACTTCACAATCAACCATTATGCAGGAGATGTAAGCAGAACTTTATGTCCTGTTAATCAAATAATGTACACATATAATGTGGTATTTTGGTTTTTCACTTTAAAAGCTTACACAATATAGGTTACTTACCAAGCTGACCACTTCCTGGACAAGAACAAGGATTACGTTGTAGCAGAATTTCAAGCTCTGCTAAATGACTCAAAGTGCTCTTTTGTAGCAAATCTCTTCCCACCATTGGAGGATTCATCTAAGCAATCAAAATTCTCTTCCATTGGAACTCGCTTTAAGGTATGTAAATCTCTGCATAATGTGAGGACTTTCTTCATTTGTAGATCCTAAACTCATATGATCATATCCTTCATTGTGCTCCAAAAATGCAGCAACAATTACAATCTCTAATGGAAACCCTGAGCACAACAGAGCCACATTACATTAGATGCGTAAAACCTAATACGGTTTTGAAGCCAGGAATATTTGAAAATGACAACGTTTTGAATCAATTAAGATGTGGGGTAAGTTACTTTTCACCAACTTGAGGATAATACCAATGTAACTAGAACATCTGTAGAGAGAAATCTGTTCTTATATTTAATCATAATAGGGTGTGCTGGAGGCAATTAGGATAAGCTGCGCAGGTTATCCTACAAAAAGATCTTTTGATGAATTCTTGGAACGGTTCGGAATGTTGGCTCCAGATGTTTTAAACGGGTAAAATATGTAATGAGATACAATAAATAAGGCAGAATGTTCAATCTGAAACATATTCATGtgtttatggaaaaaaaaattgattagaCAGTAACcaaattatataatatgtatgCAGGTCTGATGAGAAGTTAGCATGTGTAGCAATTTGTGATAGATTTGGACTGAAGGGGTATCAGGTACCGAAAATAAAACTATCTACAATCACTAGAGGTGCCAAAATTAAAATGGATAATTTTGGTGTGAGTCGGAAAAGGTTGAGCTGAAACACCATTTAGTCCAAAGACACGTTTTTATGATAATTAGAGTGTCagatatgattacaaaagttGAActatttcattgattttataaataaatgatataggaggttttatgcattaaaattaTACTTTGGGTTGCTTATGACCCtttaaagatatatagaaaCCTGAATCCACCCATTCATAGATAACTGTGACGAAATTGTCACCTCCAACTATTATTATCAAGTGGTAAAATGTTTCAGTATCTTGGGAAATCTGGTAAGAAAATTTAAGCATACAATTATCTATTTCTCAGATTGGAAAAAGCAAAGTTTTCCTTAGGGCTGGACAAATGGCTGAATTAGATGCACGGAGAGCTGAGGTGCTGGCAACAGCAGCGAGAAGAATTCAAAGGCAAATTCGAACATATATCACACGTAAAGAATATATTATCCTTAGAAGGGCCACAATCAATATGCAAAAGCACTGGAGAGGTAACTCTTTTCATCTGAAAATTTTACATATTAAGCCATTACTGACTCACAACATTACCATATGCCATAATTTTAAGAACTTTTCTCTGAAActataaaatgaaaaacttcGTATCTAACAGCAAGACTTGCCCGTAAGCTATATGATTACCTAAGGAAGGAAGCCGCATCTATTCGCATACAAAAGCATACTCGTGGAGGTGCAGCAAGAACATCATACAAGCTAATACAAAAAGCTGCAATATCCATTCAAACTGGGCTTAGAGCAATGGCAGCACGAAATGAGTACCGACGCAGAAGAAGGAACAAGGCTGCAATTATAGTTCAGGTATTGTACCAATTTGTGTTTCTTTAAACATAACTTTGTTGCTTGTAGAGACAAACATTAGTGGCtattatgaattttttaaattaataaccacTCTTCATTTTTAATAATGAATTTTGATACCtattgatacgaacccatcccatataGGCTCGCATCAAAGCCACAAGCTAGATGTAGgtctcactcccaaaagctagctcaaaggaggggacacctaggcttataaaccaccaaccaatcccatacttggccgatgtgggatcgtAACAAACTTCTTAAGAACCACACTGGACTTTTGAATAACTATTGGTTCATTGTTTTGTAGACTGAATGGCGGAGATTCCATGCTCGTTCTGGTTATGAGAATAAAAAGAAAGCAACTCTAACGCTTCAATGTCTGTGGAGATCAAAGGTGGCAAGGAAAGAACTAAGGATGCTGAAGATGGTGAGTGCATCTTTCTATCTAATTTGAATTGTTTGTTTCTCAAACGTGTCATTAAATAGTAGCTAAATTGGGAACTTGTCAAACATGCTTAAAGCCACCCGAAGTCTATCTTTAACGCATATGGCCTCTTATTTAATTTATTCTAATATGTAGACGGTTATTGTAACATTATTGACACatgttttttgaaattattACTAACGCATTAACAATCATCGGAAAAATGGGGAAAactgaagaaaacaaaaatgattgAGGGTAAAAATGAGTCATTTCAACCAGAACATGTTTGACCTATTACCTAATGAACATCTAGCCACATCTAGAATTGACCTAACTACTCCAGGTTATACGTACGTCTAGCAGAGAAAACTCATCTTTTTCAATCACAGGCTGCACGAGATGCAGGGGCCCTTAGAGAAGCTAAGGACAAGCTCGAAAAGCGTGTTGAAGAGCTGACATGGAGATTAGACTTTGAAAAGCATTTGAGGGTACTAagacatacatacacacacacacacacacacacatatatataatgaaagcCCAAAGTAAGtaataaattaatgaaatttttgaGTTTCTGTTACATGTAGGTTGATCTTGAAGAATCAAAAGGACAAGAAATTGCGAAGTTGCAGAACGTTTTGCAAGAAATGCAAGGAAAACTGGAAGAAGCACACAACCAAATCCTGCATGAAAAGGAAGCGGCAAAAATAGCTATTGAACAAGCCCCTCCAGTCATCAAAGAAGTAGCAATCATAGACAATACCAAAGTGgaggaactggaaaattatAATCATAAACTGGAggtattttgaatatatatctATGATTCCATTCATCCCAACAATCTTACTTATGAGGCCcgcaaatatttataaaaatacggATAGCCTATAGAAGGCTTCTAGAAAAAGAGATCGTATATAAATAGTTGGAGACCTTACAGCATTCTTCTATGTGCAGGATGGGATAGCAGAGCTGAAGAAAAGAGTTGAAGAATTTGAATTGAAGTTCAATGAGGTTGAAAATCAGAGTAAAGATAGGCTTAAAGAGTTGGAGGAATCACAATCTAAAATCTCTGGACTTCAGGAGACCATTGAGAGGTGATTAAAGGGCATTAAGTTACATTACATGGGCAAAATGGGTGTGGTATGCGGGTTGTGTACTTGGTCAAAACAGTCGGGTTGACCTGAAATACTTATCTGAATTTTTATATTAAGTAG
Coding sequences within:
- the LOC122592846 gene encoding myosin-12 gives rise to the protein MGTPVNIIVGSHVWAEDPELAWIDGEVTDIKGNNATIITTNGKTIKAEISNIYPKDTEAPPAGVDDMTKLAYLHEPGVLYNLAARFSLNEIYTYTGNILIAVNPFQRLPHLYDIHMMQQYKGATFGELSPHLFAIADDCYRAMINENGSQSILVSGESGAGKTETTKMLMRYLAFMGGRSGTEGRTVEQQVLESNPVLEAFGNAKTVKNNNSSRFGKFVEIQFDKQGKISGAAVRTYLLERSRVCQVSDPERNYHCFYMLCAAPPEDAKKFKLGDPRTFHYLNQTNCYEVANIDDGREYLETRNAMDVVGINQDEQDAIFRVVAAILHLGNVDFIKGKEFDSSKVKDDKSLFHLRTAAELLMCDEKALEQSLCERVIVTPDGNITKPLDPAAAALSRDALAKTVYSRLFDWIVDKINNSIGQDPTAKSIIGVLDIYGFESFKVNSFEQLCINLTNEKLQQHFNQHVFKMEQEEYTKEEINWSYVEFVDNQDVLDLIEKKPGGIIALLDEACMFPKSTHETFAQKMYQTYTSHKRFSKPKLSRTNFTINHYAGDVTYQADHFLDKNKDYVVAEFQALLNDSKCSFVANLFPPLEDSSKQSKFSSIGTRFKQQLQSLMETLSTTEPHYIRCVKPNTVLKPGIFENDNVLNQLRCGGVLEAIRISCAGYPTKRSFDEFLERFGMLAPDVLNGSDEKLACVAICDRFGLKGYQIGKSKVFLRAGQMAELDARRAEVLATAARRIQRQIRTYITRKEYIILRRATINMQKHWRARLARKLYDYLRKEAASIRIQKHTRGGAARTSYKLIQKAAISIQTGLRAMAARNEYRRRRRNKAAIIVQTEWRRFHARSGYENKKKATLTLQCLWRSKVARKELRMLKMAARDAGALREAKDKLEKRVEELTWRLDFEKHLRVDLEESKGQEIAKLQNVLQEMQGKLEEAHNQILHEKEAAKIAIEQAPPVIKEVAIIDNTKVEELENYNHKLEDGIAELKKRVEEFELKFNEVENQSKDRLKELEESQSKISGLQETIERLDANLSNLESENQVLRQEALVASTNEELNEEAEQLRTKIKELELENELLRSQKMVVEQITTPEKIFPQLQSLDNGHEINNFETPNAEQEKTKELDSNVSSLTKQKSLTDRQQENHDVLIKCLMEDKRFDKTRPVSACIVYKTLVQWRSFEAEKTHIFDRIIHSIRASIETEDNIKDLAYWLSTTSTLLFLLQSTIKASGSPYKSPHRNRASPTTLFGRMTQGIRTSPMGMGISSGYSGMEGKPSAQSKIEAKYPALLFKQHLTACVEKLYGMIRDSLKKEISPFLNSCIQAPRSTRARPTRGVSRNILSNIVAKQQASMIHWQSIVNSLDNTLGILSENYVPSIITRKIFSQVFSFIDVQFFNSLLLRRECCSFSNGEYVKSGLYELEQWCKKATDQSTGSSWDELQHIRQAVALLVSHQKTQKSMEEITNELCPALSVPQIYRIGTMFWDDKYGTQGLSQEVISKMRSLMAEDSISMPNNSFLLDVDSSIPFSLEEISQSFLDIDLTEIDPPPILRQRSDFHFLLQQID